The DNA segment TTGTCATATTGCTTCCTACTTCCCTTCCCAAGTTCACCCAcaatggctgggaaaaaaaagagcccaAACCTGCCCTATCGCAACCTGCCCCATCTACATCCCTGGCCCTCTCAGGGAGTGGGAAGAGTTTTGAGGGTGGTAAAATTGGAAACCAGTGGTGGTTGCTGGTCCAGgatgaagaaggaggagggaaggaggaggacaaaaagaagaggaggTGGTACAGGTATGAGGGAGTTGTAAGGATGGATGAGGTGGAGGGATGAAGATCAGCTTGTGTAGGAAgaggagacacacacacacacacacacacacacacagagtgagcCATGGGCACCTGTACCCTTGTACTCCCATCTCCTTAGATAATAGAAAACTGTAAGTAGGATataggcaggggacaggcaggggacctgctgccgcctctcggggtgctcagcaccccctgcccagggctcagcacccacccggctgcaccctgttgtgctggtttgtgtgtggagggACTGGGAGCGGCAGAGGGGGTACGGGGGTGAGCCTGGGTGAAGATAGTCAGAGCTCCTGCGGATGCAAGAGGGACCCGCCCCTGGTCAAGGCCGAACAAGTTAGCAATGGTGGCCCCACCACTGGGACAAGGGATTTAAAAAGGGGAACCtagaaggtggaggaggagggtgggggaaATAGCTCTGCAAAGAGCGAGGGAGAGGAAGGACGACccgaggcgggaggtgccctgagcagagagtgccctgcacccgtggagccccacgggggagcagatgcccccccagagcccctgggagggacccaggtgggaggaagatcgtggaggactgtctcccgtgggagggagcccagggcggagcaggggaggagtgtgaggagtcctccccctgaggaggaaggggcggcagagacaaggggtgatggagtgaccccaagccccatccctgccccctgcaccggggggggagcagggagagaaatggggagcaaagctgagcccgggcaggagggctggggggaagggctttggagatgtggttgtatttctcactgtcctgctctgccggattggtacatcggggggtggggggttcaaatgccattgctgttctttcttcctccccgatgGAGTCTCTCTGCTGCCCCAGACCATAACGGGGGAGACACAGCACCCTCTCCCATCCTTGTCTGGATCTCCCCCGtcctttggtttaatttttttcctccccatccctgtgggAGAAGGGGCGAGGGAGCATCTGGGTGGGGCTCAGGTGCCCCCGGGGATCAAAGCCCAAAGCAGCGCTAAGGGAcaaggccctgggggtgtgaggaggaggagaagggaagggagggcgcCGAGCAGGCAGAGacatgcaggaggtgggtgctcttcatgtgccttaagagcccccagctgagcccctttggtcccccccaggcgctgggacagccgagcagaaggaggagcagtgccagcccagggcagagcagagggggatgctgcaagggccccaagaggagccccagagccccgcggtggccgtggagcacgatggccaacagcagccccgggatacgcaagggagccgcggaacgggggaaccccaTAAAAGCTCTTTCAAAGAGACCTCTGCTGAAGACCTTCAGGGAGCCTCAACTGAACCACCGAGTAGCTCCAGAGACAAGAAATACAAGtgtgagcagtgtgggaaggTTTTTGGCTGGGGGAGCAACCTGAGCCGTCACCGAAAGATCCACATGGGAGAAAAGCCCCACAAGTGCCAAGATTGCGGGAAGAGCTTCTCACAGAGAGGAAACCTCCGgtgtcaccagaggacacacaccaggGAGAAGCACTTtctctgcaccacgtgtgggaaacgcttctcctttATCTCATACCTCGTCAAGCACCAAcgcatccacacgggagagagacCGTACATCTGCTCAGACTGTGACAAGACTTTTCGGCAGAGTTATCACCTCACGAGGCATCGGAGAGCTATCCACAATGGTGAGACCTCTGAGGGGGTTTAACCCCATATCACCTCGTGCTCAGTTATAAAATGGAGATGAGGGGGTTTGGAGGGGGGGATTGGCCAGATTTTGATCAGGAACTGcctgggcatccatctccccataGGAGGTTTTGAGCGATGGCCTTACATGTCtcctcctttctgtctttctgtatcCTCCTGTCTGTCTActattaaacaatttttttctccatctatgggttttctctgttttcctcttcttttttgcttcccgggttcacccccagagggtgggagcagccaacagcccaaccctgccccatcccaacCTGACCTATCTCCATCCCAAACCTTCCCAAGGGGTGGGGAGAGTTTTGGGTGGTGGAAGTGGGGACCAAGGGTGGGAGCTGGTCCAgggtgaagaaggaggaggtatgggaaagagagagagggatggaggaaggagggaaaagatGAAGTACTAACACAACCTCCAAattgctctttcaaagggacgtgtgCTGAAGATGTTCAAGTGGAGGCAACCCAcccacagagcagctccagtGAGCTGGAGTACAAGTGTGTGGACTGTGGGAAAGTTTTCAACTGTGGGAGCCACCTGACCCATCACCGACAgatccacacaggagagaagccCCACAGGTGCCAGGATTGCGGGAAGAGCTTCACAGAAAGAAGAAACCTCCTGTGTCACCGGAGAatacacaccaaggagaagccctttatCCGCACCACGTGTGGAAAAAGCTTCACATGGTGCTCGAGCCTCATCACCCACAGACGCATCCACACGAACGAGAGACCGTACGCCTGCTCACACTGTGGGAAGACCTTCCAGAGGAGGTCTCACCTCAGTAAGCATCAGGAAAAGTACCACCATGGTGAGTCCACGGAGGGGGCTTAACACTGTATCATGTCGttctcagcaataaaatggagaagagggattttgggggtgggggttggCCAGATTTTGGTCAGGATCTGGCTGGGCAGCCATCTCCTCATGGGTgggggtgagtgatggcctcctGCAGCTGCCTACCTTTTCTGGCCTCCTCCTGACAAACTATTTTTACCTCCACTCATGGGTTTTCTTGATTTTCCTCTTCTATTCCCCTTCCCGGGTTCATCCCCAGCAGGTGGGAGCAATCAACaacccaaccctgccccatcctgacctgccccatctccatccccggccctccTGGGGAGTGTGGGAAGTTTTGGTGGGGTATGAATGTGGGGGAAAAAGTTGGGTGCTGGTCCAGGGTGATGTAGGAGGAGGAtagagagaggggaaaggatgACGGGGGAATGGAAGAAGAGAACGGAGAAAGTACCAACAGAACCCTGAAAATGTTCTTTCAAAGGGACTTGTGCTGGAGACGTTCAAAAACGCGCAACCCAACAATGCAGAACCTCCGCAGAgtacaagtgtgagcactgtgggaagggcTTCACCTGCAGCAGCAATCTGAACCGACACCAACggatccacacgggagagaagccctacaagtgccgggattgtgggaagagcttcgCGCAGAAATCAAACCTCCtgagtcaccagaggacacacaccaagcagAAGCGATTTTCTTGCACCCTATGCGGGAAAGGCTTCTCCTTTCCATCAGAATTCATCAGACACCAACGCAACCACACGGAGGAGAGACTGTTCGCCTTGTCACACTCTGAGATGGCTTTCCAGCAGAGTTACCACCTCTACCTCAGGAGGCATCAGTTAGTCTTCCAGAACGGTGAGTCCTTGGCTGGGTCTTGCACCTGTATCACGTCGTGTTCAtggagaaaagggagaggagggggtttgggggtggggggtggccaGCTTTTGGTCAGGATCTGGCTGGGCATCCATcaacccatgggtgggggggaaTGAtggcctcctccagctccctaCCTCTTCTGGCCTCCTCGTTCAAAACTATTTTTACCTCCACCCGTGGggtttcttccatttcttctttccccttcccagttTCACCcacagagggtgggagcagccaacagcccaaccctgccccatcccgagaAGACCCTCTCCATCCCTGACCCTCTCGGGTGGTGGTAGGAGTTTTGGGGGGATGAAGGTGTGGACCAAGGTCGGGTGCTGTTCCAGAGTGAAGAAGGGGAGAAACGGGTtagaaggaagatgaagaaggaGAATGATGAGTATGAGGATGaagggtcacacacacacacacagagccatgGGCACTGTGAACTTGAGCCCCCATCTCCTTATGTGCTTGTGCACACTCGTATtgatgcacacacaaacacaaaccccaCACCTTTAtgtgcctgcacacacacacacacacacacacacacacatacagccCCTGTTCATTTAAACACTCGCTGACACTAGAAGGGCTTCAGGGGCTGCAAGCACCATACTGGGTCATAGTGGTCTGGGCGGGAGGTGCTGGAGTACACAGCAGTGgctgctcttcatgtgccttaagagcccccagctgagcccctttggtcccccccaggcgctgggacagccgagcagaaggaggagcagtgccagcccagggcagagcagagggggatgctgcaagggccccaagaggagccccagagccccgcggtggccgtggagcacgatggccaacagcagccccgggatacgcaagggagccgcggaacgggggaaccccgaaaatgctctttcaaagggacgtacgctGAAGACCCTCAAGAAGACACAACCCAACCACCAAGTAGGTCCAGAGAGGAGAAGGtcaagtgtgagcactgtgggaagtTGTTAGTCTCCAAGTACAGCCTGACCTATCACCTACggacccacacgggagagaagccctacaagtgctggGATTGTGGGAGAGGCTTTGCAAGAAGACGATACCTCCagagtcaccagaggacacacaccaaggagaagccctttctcTGCACCACTTGTGGGAAACGTTTCTCCTTTAGCTCCAACCTCCTTGTCCACCGACgcatccacacaggagagaaacCGTACACCTGCTCACACTGTGGGAGGGCATTCAGGGTTCGTTTTAACCTCAGGAAACATCAGAAATCCATCCACAATTGTGAGTCCTTGGAGAGGCTTAACCCTGTATCCCATCATGCTCATCCATTAAATGCAGTGGGTGGGGTTTGGGGCAGTTCTTGGGTAGATCTCGATCACtgactggctgggcatccatctccccatggcggggggtgagtgatggcctcTTCCACCCTCCTcctttcaaagtatttttacCTCCACCCAGagattttctcccttttcatNNNNNNNNNNNNNNNNNNNNNNNNNNNNNNNNNNNNNNNNNNNNNNNNNNNNNNNNNNNNNNNNNNNNNNNNNNNNNNNNNNNNNNNNNNNNNNNNNNNNNNNNNNNNNNNNNNNNNNNNNNNNNNNNNNNNNNNNNNNNNNNNNNNNNNNNNNNNNNNNNNNNNNNNNNNNNNNNNNNNNNNNNNNNNNNNNNNNNNNNACGGCCCCTCTcttgccccttcctcctcagggggaggactcctcacactcctcccctgctccgccctgggctccctcccacgggagacagtcctccacgatcttcctcccacctgggtccctcccaggggctctgggggggcatctgctcccccgtggggctccacgggtgcagggcactctctgctcagggcacctcccgcctcgggtcgtccttcctcttcctcgctgGTCGCAGAGCTATTTCCCTCCCACCATCCTCCTCCTACAAGCTTTTCCTATTTCAATCTCTTATCTCAGAGCGCATCACCGTCGccaattggctcggccttggccaggggcgggtccgacctggagccgcgggagctttgagcatcttctcgcaggagccccccctgtcccccctccgccgctcccagcccctccacacacaaaccagcacaacagggtgcagccgggtgggtgctgagccccgggcagggggtgctgagcaccccgagaggcggcagcaggtcccctgggggcgccgggatgcggattctccatccctcagggaaatccctgcagggaagggggggctgtGCGGGCAGGATACACCCCCCGGCCCAGGATGACCCGGCTGTGCACAGGGGTGGAAGGAGATGCGGGTGGGGGCACACGTCTGCCCATCCGACCCCTCGCCCTCCCCTGCCTttgtcctccccagcccccaccctccTCTTTTGCACCCCAGACCAGCCCCCGCCCTTCTTCCCACAttcacccccccaaacctcaccccccggcagcaccagggctgggatGTCTTCAGGAAATTCTCTGCTCTGCTCGTTCCCAGCTCGGGAATAGACCAATGCCAGGGTCAGGCGCGGCTGGAAGAGTGTTGGGACAAGAGAAGGGACCCGGGGGtaaggggggggtcaccccggcTTTGCATAACCAAGGGATGTCTGGCTAACGACTCTGCcctggaggggggagagaagggaggggaggggaacatcctgcccccgagggcagagaggctggaggaggctcggAGAAGCAGGACGCCCTCGGGCCAGGAATAGCTCTGGGGTCGGGTCCCCTCAGCCGCCTGCTtgcgtcccccctccccatctcctgtgCACCCCCAAATCTCTCCACTCTGCAACAAACAGGACACAACTCTGAAACCCGGTGGGAGCAAAATCCAATTTATTTGActcaaacttcagaaaaaaaaacgtGTTTCTTTGATTTCCTGTAGGGGACGGACTCACCCCCTGGGTCTGTGTGTATCCATCTACGTCTCCGTGCACCTACCTAAGGACAGGAGCATCCCATACCTCCATTTTGACTGCAGGGACCTGCATGGATTTTTGCTTCCGCCAAGACTTTTTGCCGTAATTTCCTGCACTGCCCACGGGCACCTCCTCCAAGGGGGCCTCTGGTGGACAAGACACCCGGTGCCCACGCTGAATGACTGCCCGCAGAACAGGCACGGGTGGGAGCTCTCCTGTGCGGGGAGACAGTTGTGCGTGgcgaggtgggagctgctcaggaagggtgaagctctccccaccctccaggcacttgtacggtctctctcccttctgggccctgtgctgggagatgaggctggagaagtccttgcaggtcttcccgccatctgggcccttgtggggtcgttctcccgggtgatttctttggtgacgtctcctgctgttactcccgCGGAAGATCTTCCCACCCTCGGGGCATTTAGAGGTCCCCTGCGTGGTGCGGGCCGCCGGCTTcctggtggctgggtgggtgttcttcacGCCCTCCCCTTGTCCTGTCAGTGTCTGCTTCTCCTTGCTCTAGAACTTCTCCTCCAGCCACGGGGGTGCTTGTCCTGGTTCCATCCGGGTTTTCTTGGTACctgcagaagaaagacaaagcCTTTGCCCCAACGGGACCTCCACagccagggatggaggggaaaccCCAGAGTCTGTTGGGGTAACACAAGCCGGGAAGACCCAGGAGGGGATTTGCAGTGAGGAGGATGGTGCAGAGAGGCCTCCGTGTCCACACACGAGCCTGGGAAATGTCCTTGGAGGCCATTTGCTATCGCCTGGACTGACTCAGGAACCCCCCTGCACCGAGGAGCTTCTTCCAGGGCAGCTCCATTCCTCGGAGCTCTCCAGTGCaacctcctgctcccagcagcaccatccCCACCGCGAGTTCAACCCAACCTGGGGACAGAGCAAATCCATGCCCAGGGCCATCTCCCAGCCCCGCACTGCTGCCACGCTGGGAGCAGgagtcccagcacagccccaccacGTGCTTCTCCAGGCcatcgccacccacagctcccccagggcctgggACATCTCATGCTAAAGACCCCAGGACTCACCATCGTGAAGCGTTTGTTGATGCCTCCTGAGGTGACATCTCTGCTGGAAGCTCTTCCCACAGTGGCAGCAGGCATACGatctctctcccgtgtggatgcgATGGTGGACAATAAGGTTCGAGCTACAGGAAAAGCGTTTCCCACATGTGGTGCAGAGAAACGGCTTCTCCTCGGTGTGTGTCCTCTTGTGATGAAGGAATTTCCAGCTAtccctgaagctcttcccacaatcttggcacttgtagggcttctctcctgtgtggatccATTGGTGACGGCTCAGGTTGCTCCCACAGGTGAAGAccttcccacactgctcacaCCTGTACTCCTTCCCTCTGGAGATACTCCACGGTTGGGTTGTTTCTTCTTGAGTCTCTTCActgtacgtccctttgaaagagcattttcggggttcccccaTTCCGCGGCTCCCTTgtgtatcccggggctgctgttggccatcgtgctccacggccaccgcggggctctggggctcctcttggggcccttgcagcatccccctctgctctgccctgggctggcactgctcctccttctgctcggctgtcccagcgcctgggggggaccaaaggggctcagctgggggctcttacggcacatgaagagcacccacctcctgcatggctctgcctgctcggctccctcccttcccttctcctcctcctcacacccccagggccttgTCCCTTAGCGCTGCTTTGGGCTTTGAGCCCCGGGGGCACCTGAGCCCCACCCAGATGCTCCCTCGCCCATTCTcccacagggatggggaagaaaaaaattaaaccaaaggcCGGGGGAGATCCAGACAAGGATGGGAGAGGGTGCTGTGGCTCCCCCGTTATGGTCTGGGGCAGCAGAGAGACTCcatcggggaggaagaaagaacagcaatggcatttgaaccccccacccccgatgtaccaatccggcagagcaggacagtgagaaatacaaccacatctccaaagcccttccccccagccctcctgcccgggctcagctttgctccccatttctctccctgctccccccccggcgcagggggcagggatggggcttggggtcactccatcaccccttgtctctgccgccccttcctcctcagggggaggactcctctcactcctcccctgctccgccctgggctccctcccacgggagacagtcctccacgatcttcctcccacctgggtccctcccaggggctctgggggagcatctgctcccccgtggggctccacgggtgcagggcactctctgctcagagCACCTCCCGCCTCTTGTTGTCCTTTCTCACCCTCAcagtttgcagaggtatttcccttcTCCTGCTCCCAAGTTTCTCTTTTTAAGGACCTTACCCCAAAGCCACAGCCACATTAATTGGATCAACCTTGGCCGAATTGAGGTCCCCCACCTCATGGCCCGGGTGCTGTGGGTGTTGTGGGTGCTGAGATTGGGACCCCAGGCCTGTCGCCTGTGCAAATGTTTTCCACTAATCCCtggctctattgtgtaagccATATACTGTGTGTCTCCATTGTGTAAACCTGAAAGGACCTTGACTTTGCTAAGGACTTTGCCCTGCAGGAGGATCTGTGagactgataagaggcaaacatCTGCTGAATGCAGGAGGaagggacgggggggggggggggggggggggggggggagaaaaaaaaaatcccaggactGTAGAAATAATGAAGAGCAGCCCACTCCCAGTTTAGGAGGAGGAAGTGAGAACTTTAATGGCCACTAAATAACTAATAGCTTGTAGATTGATTAAGCTCTGCCACACTGTAAAATTGCTAACAACATCCCTATCGCAGGGGATAGAAATAACATCCAAGGTTTGcaggaaaagagaggagagagaaaaaagggaaagagtcAGGGAGAAgcataaaggaataaaattacaGCCTTGACACCGGCGGCAACGATAACTGGGAGTCGCAACAAAGGCAAGAGGAAGGGGCCAAAGTTGAAGTGGGGGAAGAGGTGAATGGAACAGAGGACAAGGATGGGGGGTTGACTCCTTGGGCTGTTCGTTTGTGGCTCGTAATCCGTGTGCTTTTTGCAGGAAAGAAGGGTGCTGGAAATGTGAATGCCCTCTGAGATAAAACTCGTTTGCTGAACCCTCAGGAAAAGGGAAGCCGGAGTCTGATATTAACATATATCACACTAATTGTTGCTTAGCAATGCGTGCTTGACAGGGGAGAATGTCTGTGTTTAGATAACACGGGCCTGGGAGAGACTCAGAGGCATTTTatcaaacatccttgagattcctggccctgctgtgggaaagatcaaagcccCGTGGAGAAACACGCCTGCGAAAAACCCTGGATATCCACAGGCACAAGCAGGAGGCCCGagaccttcctcttcccttctcctttccctgacTAGCAAGGCCCGAGCTCTGCGGTGCCGGCGTCCCCGCTTGCGTGCCTCTGCCCGGGCGTCGCTGCGGGGATCCCTCGAGTCGTGAGGTGACGGGAATAAATTTGCTCTTTGCGTTTCATCCGTGGTTTTGTGGTCGTTCCTGCGGCCTGCTTGAGCCGACTCGCACGGGTTTCTTACGGGAATGTCAGTCTGAAtgtaacacacacacccccgccagaGAGACCTCAAACTCAAGGATGGAGATTTAAGATTTAAGATTTAAGATTTACCCAAGGTACAAGATTTCAGAGAAATTCACAAAACCCCCGTAGATGTCCATCCTGTGGCACCTACCCCCTCCACGCTGTTGTCTCCAGTACCTAGAAACAGCGGGTATTTTGCAGTGCTAGACTGAAAAGGTGATTTCTTTTGCATCCCTCTGGAAGAGGAAAGCCCAAAGATCTTCACCTCTGAATGGGAAATTCCCACTGCCGTTAGGAAAGTACAACTCTGCTggactgtgctgccccaggggttCAATAATAACCTGACTGGACCCTTTTTGCAAATG comes from the Athene noctua chromosome 34, bAthNoc1.hap1.1, whole genome shotgun sequence genome and includes:
- the LOC141972560 gene encoding uncharacterized protein LOC141972560, translated to MQEGASTEPPSSSRDKKYKCEQCGKVFGWGSNLSRHRKIHMGEKPHKCQDCGKSFSQRGNLRCHQRTHTREKHFLCTTCGKRFSFISYLVKHQRIHTGERPYKCVDCGKVFNCGSHLTHHRQIHTGEKPHRCQDCGKSFTERRNLLCHRRIHTKEKPFIRTTCGKSFTWCSSLITHRRIHTNERPYACSHCGKTFQRSSNLNRHQRIHTGEKPYKCRDCGKSFAQKSNLLSHQRTHTKQKRFSCTLCGKGFSFPSEFIRHQRNHTEERLFALSHSEMAFQQSYHLYLRRHQLVFQNVSPTEGGSSQQPNPAPSREDPLHP